In one window of Ruminococcus albus AD2013 DNA:
- the cdaA gene encoding diadenylate cyclase CdaA produces MLQSIQETLNSIWGVFLNIRINDIVDIIILYFLIYNGIKLIRETRAQQLTKGIAVLLGSYAVAYLFNLNTMRFLLKLCFQWGFLALIILFQPELRRMLEKVGRTKIAELSFLNPQDATSDEMKWSGAIEAICDAAQNLSSSKTGALIICERKTKLGEQIATGTVLNCTPSVAVFGNIFYPNTPLHDGAVIVRDGIILAAGCFLPRPQKDELINKQLGSRHRAAIGMSENSDALVIVVSEETGAISVAENGELTRGYTKESLKKLLTSSLITDKESSSGKEKSLAGRVFSRWKK; encoded by the coding sequence ATGCTTCAGTCAATACAAGAGACCTTGAATTCTATATGGGGCGTGTTTCTCAATATACGTATAAACGATATTGTTGACATAATCATACTTTATTTTCTTATATACAACGGCATCAAGCTTATCCGTGAGACAAGGGCACAGCAGCTGACAAAGGGTATCGCGGTGCTGCTTGGAAGCTATGCGGTGGCTTACCTGTTCAATCTCAACACTATGCGCTTTCTGCTGAAACTGTGTTTTCAGTGGGGCTTTCTGGCACTTATCATACTTTTCCAGCCCGAGCTTCGGCGTATGCTGGAAAAAGTGGGACGTACAAAGATAGCAGAGCTGAGTTTCCTTAATCCGCAGGACGCGACCTCGGATGAGATGAAATGGAGCGGTGCGATAGAAGCTATATGCGACGCGGCACAGAATCTGTCATCGAGCAAGACGGGTGCGCTGATAATATGTGAACGCAAGACAAAACTGGGTGAGCAGATAGCTACGGGCACAGTACTCAACTGTACGCCGTCTGTTGCTGTATTCGGAAATATCTTTTACCCCAATACTCCGCTGCATGACGGCGCGGTGATAGTCAGGGACGGTATAATACTTGCGGCAGGCTGTTTTCTGCCAAGGCCGCAGAAAGACGAGCTGATAAACAAGCAGCTGGGTTCAAGACACAGAGCTGCTATCGGCATGAGCGAGAATTCGGACGCACTGGTAATAGTTGTATCCGAGGAGACAGGTGCTATATCGGTGGCTGAGAACGGCGAGCTTACAAGGGGATACACCAAAGAATCCCTGAAAAAGCTGCTGACTTCCTCGCTGATAACCGATAAGGAAAGCAGCTCGGGCAAAGAAAAATCTTTAGCAGGAAGGGTGTTCTCAAGATGGAAGAAGTAA